Genomic window (Jeotgalibaca ciconiae):
GAAACTATGAAAAAAGAAGAAATCATTGCTAGTCTAAAAGATGGATTAATTGTTTCTTGTCAAGCAGTTCCAGGCGAACCCCATTATATGGAAAATATTACAGTTAAAATGGCTGAAAGTGCTGAATGGGGAGGCGCAGTAGGGATAAGAGCCAATTCTCCAGAAGACATAGAGAAAATTAAGCGAGTTGTAGATCTTCCAATCATCGGTATTTGGAAAATTGATAGAAATATAAAGGATGTTTATTTAACTCCAAATTTAGATGCAGCTAAGAAACTTTGGGATGCTGGAGCAGAAATTATTGCCGTCCAAGCAACAAAACATAAAAGAGATGATGGAAAGTATTCTTACGAGACGATAAAAGAAATCAAGAAAGAGATTCCAGAAGCTTTAATTTTTGCAGATATTGCGACTCCAGAAGACGCAGTTATTGCAGCTGAAAATGGTGCTGATTTTGTAGCCCCGACGCTGCAAGGATATACAAAGGCTGGTTATTTTGACAATGTGACGATTAAAGATGTGCCAGATTTTATTTTGCTACGAGATATTGTTGATGCAGTAAAAGGTACAGATACGAAAGTTATTATGGAAGGAAAAGTTTCAACTCCTGAAATTGCAGTTCAATGTCTATATATGGGAGCGCATGCAGTAGTTGTAGGTAACGCTATTACTCGTCCCCATATTACTGCTAAACGTTTTGCACGGATGTTGAAGAGATACCATGAATAAGTACTGGATGCCTACCTTATTCTTGATTAGTATTATTGCTAGTTTCTTATATAAAAAATATATTACAAAAAGATATTTATTTCTTTTAATGAAGCATAAAAAGAATCAGGAAGAGAAAGAATATATGGATTTGCTGGATTCTCTTCCTATGAAGCTATATTTTTCCTCCATAACATTAATGGTACTCAAAATAAAGTACTATGTAGACACTAATGAATTTCGTCACGTAAAAGAAATAAGCGAACAATGGATGGCATCTAATGAGAAAAATAAAGGATTGACTCAGGTTTTATTACCTGTATATGCCTATTACGTAAATTATGGATATAAAAATGATGCAATAAACGTATATAACTTTTTGATGAATCGAATAGATGAAGAAGAGGATGGTAAGTTATATGCTGAACTGAATGACTTAAAAGCAATCTATATCGATCATGACAAAAAATATATCAGCATACTAGAAGAAAAAATAAAGAAAGCGCGTTCTACTTCAGAAATGGCAGTATTGAATTTCCGTCTTGCAAAGTTATATGAGTTTATTGGGGAAATAGGAGAAGCAAGAAAGTTAATAAGAAGATTAAAAGATTTAGGCATTTCAGAAGAAGAAACAAAAGTATTAGATAGCTTATTACAAAAATAAAGAGTTTTGTGTTAAAGGAGAATATTTAATGAGTGAAGAAAATTGGGATATGTATGATTACATCTTAGAGTCTAAAGATGCGGTAAGAAGTATTGTAAAACATAAGGATCAAATATTAGAAAAAGCGGTCGAATACTTCTTTTCAAAAAAAATTAATAGAATGTATATTGTTGGTTCCGGCACTAGTTATCACGCTGGTTTAGCGGCTCAAAGTGTCATTGAAAAGATTCTGGATATTCCAATTGTTGTTCAATACCCAATGGAATTTAAAGACCAAGAGTTTCTTCCCGATTCCGATACATTAGTTGTTGGTATTTCACATGCGGGAAGATCGACATCTACCATATCAGCTTTAGATAAAGCTAGAGAAAAAGGATATGCCACGATTGCTGCCACTGCAGAAAAAAATAAGCCGATATTAGAACATGCAGATTGTTCCGTTGAAATCGCTATTGGTCCCGAATATGCAGGGCCAAAAACGAAAGGATATATCGGAACGGTGGCTACTTTAGTTTTATTCGCTTTAGAAATAGCGTTAAAAATGAACAAAATAACGGATGCTGAATATGAAAAATATGTAGATGAAGTGTTAGAAACAACGGATCAAATTCCTGCAATCGCTGAAGCAAGTGTAAAATGGTATGAAGATAATAAACAAGAGCTTATTAAATCGAGAAGGATCATTATTGTGGGATATGAGCAATGTAAATCTGCCTTACTAGAAGGAACCCTAAAAGTCTTGGAAGCAGTTCGTTATAGTGTAACCGGATATGAAATGGAAGAATTCATGCATGGCGTATACCATTCTATTGATGAGGACACTTACATGCTTTATATAGGCTGTGAAGGACAGTACTATGATCGAATGATCAATATGAAGAACTACTTTGAAAAAGAAAGAGGAAATAAAAATTTCGTAATAACATCGGACGAAGGGCAAGTCACTAATAAAAACAATTTAGTGTATGATTTTAAAAATAATCATTACTTTGCTTCTTTAGAGTATGTGGTTCCATTCCAAGTCCTAGCTAGGAAATTATCTCTCGACTTAGGCATTGATTGCAATGTTTCTTCTGATCCACACTTCCATAAAAAAATGGGAAGTTATACCTATTAACAGGTTTATACGATGCCACGCTTAATTTGGTGTGGCTCGTTTTTTGAATAGTTAAGGAGTAGGCACATGGCAAAAAGAGGGTATTTTTATGTAGTACTTAGTGCTATTTTATTCGGATTAGTTCCTTTATTAACGAAATATATATATATGAGTGGTGGCAACGCAATCAGCGTTTTATTTTATAGAAATTTATTTTCGTTGATTATTTTAGTATTTCTTATTCCCAAGAAGAATATGAGAGAAGCTGTACCAATTAATAAAGTCATCTGGATTTTTTTTGTTTCTATACTGGTAGGAATGACCACGTTACTTTTAAATAAATCCTACGAACTTATTCCTACAGGTATAGCTACCAATATACACTTTTTCTATCCAATTATAATTGCGATTATTTCTCGGATCTTTTTTAAGAACCGATTAGGATATAAAAATTACTTCTCAATTATTATTATAATAGTAGGGTTATTTTTTTTAATGGGATTCAGCAAAGGATTTAATTTATACGGAGGAATTCTAGCTCTACTTTCAGCCGTAACTTACGGATTATACATCCTATTAATGGAAAAAAAAGAACTTGCAGAATTAAATGTATATATAACTACTTTTCTTCTAGCTTTTTTTATTGTTTTGCAAATATTATTGTTACATTTTAGCTTCTCTTCAATTAACCTTCATATGGAATTAAAAGCAATGTTATTTTCATTCTTATTAGCTATTTGTTCTTCTCTCTTTGGTGTGGTATTTTTACAAAAAGGAATTCTGATATTGGGAAGTACAAAAGCAAGTATGTTATGTCTGTTTGAGCCACTTGTGTCATTAGTATGTGGAATCATTTTTTTAAGAGAAGAAGTAAAGACGTTCACAATCATGGGCTGTATATTTTTGCTATTTGGTTTATATCTCTTTTTTTCTGATAAGGAAGAGGCTGATGAAAAAGTACCTCTGGCATGATTATTGGAAGTTCTCTTTGCTGTACATTTATCTAAAAATATAAGATTACAAATATAAATCAAACACTCAAGGAGGAGAATAATGATGAAAGCTGTTATTTTTGATATGGATGGCGTAATCGTAGATACCGAACCTATTTACTTTGAACGACTTTATAAATTTCTCTTACATAATGATTTACAACCAGATAAAGAAGAATTGAATAAAGTAGTTGGCTCTAGCAGTGTAGACGCGTGGGATATTATTCAAAACATATGGGGAAAGGAAATGGACAGGACTCAATATGATGAAGCTTACAAAGAGTTTTATAAAGATCATCCCATTAACTTTCAAAATATAATGGATAAAGATTTACTTTTAGTCCTAGACTGGTTAACTAAAAGGAACTATAGAATCGGTCTGGCATCTTCCTCTTCTTATTCAAATATTATGGAAGTTCTAAAACAATGTAATATTCGTCATTACTTTCATTCTGTATTAAGCGGAGAAATGTTTAAACAATCAAAGCCACATCCTGAGATTTATCTAAAAACTGCAGAAAAGTTACAAGTACATCCTGAAGAATGCTTAGTAGTTGAAGATTCGACCTATGGCATTACAGCAGGAAAGGAAGCCGGTATGCTTGTTCTTGCTAAAAGAGACAGTCGATTTAATTTTGACCAAAATATTGCCGATAAAAAGATCCATCGATTAAAAGAAGTTATTACAGAGGTAGAAGTTTTAGCAAATAAAAATGTATAAGGTGTTGCTGTCTGCTTAAGCAAATGTTTTTTAACTCAGTTAAAAAAACTATTTTGGAGCTCGATAACTAGCAGCAGAATCTGATCATCTAATCGAGACTAAAAAGATTTTTGACCAGAGTTAAAATAAGGAAATGAGCTGAAAATCTAAAAATATGAGAGTGGGGAAAAAGGGCGTTTAGCTCCGAAACTTCTAACGCATATCACATCTCTAAGCTGCTGGGATTTTTTTCAGTCTCATTATAAAATCTCCATTAAGAAAAGATTATTTAAACGGAATGGTGGCAGAGAAACAATATTCAAGGTGGCCAAGCTCCTGGAAGTACAACACAACCTTTTGTGAAGAAATAAAAAGAAAGGCCCTATAAATTGAACTCTTTAATAAGAGATTCTTTATAGGGCTTTTTTTCACTATTGCGCAGGCTAATGACTTAATTTAATCGTTTGAATTCCTTATTTTTTTATCTATCTCTTAGATATTTCAATGATTTCTTTTAAATATTTCATCGCTTTAAAAATTTGATCATTTTGACAAATTTTTAGATAGGCGTTTTTTAGAGCTAGGGATTATAATTTTTTTCAATCATCAATTTCTAATAAGCTATGTTAAGATAAAAATAAAAATATCTAATCAAAAGGAGATGTAAGAAGTATGTACAGCGTAAAGGATAAACAGTTCCATTGTGATAACTGTGAAAAAGTCATCGTAACAGGAGAAAAATGTTGGGTAAAATGGGGATTTCCTCCTAGTCATTTAAGAACGCAGACAATGCCTGCTAAAGTGTTTGAATTTGAAAACTCCCCAATCATTTGTAGTGAATGTACAAATAAAGATTTAAAGTTTTCGGATTTTTAATTTTTTTCAGTCGGTGGTATATTGCTTTTCAGTTGGCTTGCCAAGCTTATGACTGATGGGGCGGACTCTCCTGAATCTTGTCGGAAGTTAAGATGGTTTTTTCTGATCTAAAAAAGTTATGAATTTTCTGAAGTCGCATGAAGTCTCACTTGAAGGAGCTTGAGAGTCCAACTCAATTCAATTTTCAACAGTTGCAAGCCCTATTTTGTTTTCAACTGTCGAATTCACCGCAAAAGCAACAGTTGCAAGGTCTATTTCAATTTCAACTGTCGAATTTACCATAAAAACAACAGTTGCAAGCAAAAATCTGTTTTCAACTGACGAATAGCACCTCTTACCTCATCTGAAAACTAAAATATCTTCTTGGATATCAATCAAGGGCACAGACAATGCCTGCCAAGGTGTTTCAGTTAGCCAATTGAAGCAAAAGTGTCAAAGCAGTCAAGAATAGAAAGACCATACTAATAATCAGTATATGAATTTTACGGTACAAAACAATATAAGCAATAAATTCTCGGATAAAAGCATTGGGCCAAAAATAGAAAGCAGTCTTTGATCCAATTCCTTGTGCTTTTAGTCCGGCTCTTTTCGCGTAGATTCCTGCTCTTAATAAATGAAAGTTATTGGTCACATATACAGCTTGATAGTCAGCAGACGTATATTCTTCCATTTTTTGTTTTGAAAAACGCATGTTTTCCGCTGTGTTAATCGATTGATCTTCCAGGATGCTATCTTCCTCTGGCAAACCTTTTCGGAAGGCAAAGTTCGCCATAGCCTTCGCTTCAGAAGCCGTCTCGTTGGGTCCTTGTCCACCTGAAAAAATGATTTTGGCCCGCTTTCCAGTCTTTTCTTTTTGTTTGTAATAAAAAGCGAGAGCTTTGTTGACTCTGCTTTGCAATAATGGCGGTACTTCATCTCCATTTATCAATCCACTTCCCAAAACGATAATAAAATCTTTATCATGCTTAGGAAAATACACTTGATAAAGCATGGAAGAGACAAAGAATTCTATAAAGAAAAAGGAAATATAGTAAATACAAAAATAGGAAAAAGTAAAAAGAAAGCCTAGTTGTTCTGGAAGATGATCTTGAATCTGAAAAAACGACAAAATAAACAAGCCTAAGATTCCTATGCCGACTGCTAAAGTTAAAGAATTACGCAGACTCCTACCTTCTTTTTTAAAGAGAATCCTTGCATTTATAAAAGAGAAGATCATCAATGCAAATCCGCCCGTCAAAAGAAAGAGGAGTCCAAGAATCGTGATGACGATAAAAATCCAAAAAATAATAGGAGGACGTGATGTGATTGCTTCGTAAGCCAGTGATAGATATAGGCTGAATAAAAATAAAGATAAAAAGAACCCATTGCTTACTTTTCGCCTGTCCTGTAGATAAATGATTAAAAAAACGATAAATAAAATAGCCGTAATAGTATGTATCATCCTTTTCTCCTTCCTGCCAAAGTAGAACAAAGTCTTTTCCTTACTAACAAGTTACTATAAAACAAATAAATTTACTATTGAAACACCTACCTCCGCGCCAATTTGCTTCAGGCTGGAAAAAGAAATTAAAACCTACAAGTAAATTCTCATTCGCATTTTTCAACGTTGATGTTAAAATACAAATATCATGCTCATAATAATGTAGTAATCTTACTTTTCTTTATAAAATGTGTCTAAATCTGACATTTCTTGAAAGGAGAAAGCAATGGAAGAATCGATATTTTTATTAAAGCAACCCAACGCTACAATCTCTGACTGTTATTTTTCTTATTGTGGATTTGCAAAAACTGAACCAAAGCACAGCTTTGGACCGGCTATCCGCGATCAATATCTGATCCATATCATTTTAGAAGGTGAAGGCTATTACACCATCAAAAATCAAAAGTATTACTTAAGAAAAGGGCAGGGTTTCGTTATCCCGCCTAAAACGTCAACCTTCTACCAAGCAGATGAACAACATCCTTGGAGCTATGTATGGATGGGAATAGGCGGAAGTATGATGGAGACTTATCTAGAGCATCTAGGGATCAAGGAAAACCGTCTATCTTTTGATGTTAGAAATTTAAATGATTTCAAAGCCACTGTGTTTGAGTGTTTTGCTTATGAACAAGATGACTTAATTAATGAGATTGTGTTACAAAAACAGGTGTATAAGTTTTTAGAGCTGCTGATAAAGTCATCAGCCATTCCTAAACAAGAAATTGTCACCAGAAAAATGAACCCCTATGTCAGTCAAGCATTAGAAATCATCAACAAATATGCAAGCAAGAATATATCAGTGGGGAGTATCTCAGAAGAATTATCGATTAATCCAAGTTATCTATCTCGTTTGTTTAAAAAAGATATTGGAAGCACGATCAAAGAGTACATCAATGAAATTCGTATTACGACTGGGAATGATTTGCTCACGTCAACAGATCATTCAATCCATGAAATCAGCGAGATGATTGGGTTCTCCAGCCCGCAGGCATTTTCAAAGGCCTTTAAACAGGTTCGAGGAGTTTCTCCAACCATTTACCGGAAGAATCGAATTGGCTTAGCAAATATTTCGAATGGGAAAACCACAGATTAAGCTAGTGACTTTTGCGTCATTAAATAGTCTCAGCTAATGCTTCCTCCTAAGATCATGTCAAATTTGACTAAATTTGTGTTCTGAAAAACGCTTACCGGAACTGGAAGCGTTTTTTACAATGTAGTTAGTTAAAGAAGGAGGAACAATCAATGTTAAAAGAAAACCAAGCAACGATTCATTTTCGTACTGAAACGAATCAATTTCACTTAAGCAATGGGAAAGTAAGCTATATTTTTAAAGCTTCTTCTGATGGGAAACTGCTCCACTTATATTATGGTAAAGCTCTGCCGGAAAGCGATTATAGTCATTTGGTTGAAATGCATCATCGTCCAATGACGACTTATCGCCAAGAAAATGACCTGCTATATTCCTTAGAACATTTAAAACAAGAATTTCCAGAATATGGCACTACTGATTTTCGCCATCCTGGGATTTCGTTGAGACAAGAAAATGGCTCAAAAATAACAAATTTTACCTACCTAAAACATGAAATCATTGATGGGAAACCTGGGTTGGAAGATTTGCCAGCAACTTATGTTGAAAATAATTCTGAAGCTAAGACCTTGATCGTCACACTAAAAGATGAACTAACAAAGGTGGAAGTTGAATTACTCTATACCATTTTTAGTGAACTGGCAGTAATTACGCGCAGTGCTCGTGTAATCAATAGAGGAGAACAGACACAGGCGATTGAACAGCTTGCAAGTCTGTCATTGGATTTGCCGGATGCTGATTATGATTGGATTCAATTATCAGGGGCGTGGGGAAGAGAACGAGCAATGAAAGAACGTTCGCTGCAACAAGGAATTCAGTCCATTGAATCCACCAGAGGTATTTCAAGCCATCAGCATAATCCCTTTGTAGCATTGAAAAGAAAGACTGCAGATGAATTTCAAGGTGAGGTTATCGGATTATCTTTTGTCTATTCAGGGAATTTTCTGATTCAAGCAGAAGTAGATACCTGGGATGTAACAAGATTACAAGTGGGCATGAACCCATTTTGCTTTGAATGGAAGCTGGAAGCTGGCGAAGCTTTTACGAGTCCAGAAGCGATCCTTGTTTATTCTGATCAAGGATTGAATGGCATGAGCCACTCTTTCCATCAATTATTTAGAAAGCGTTTAGCACGAGGAGAATGGCGTGAAAAAGACCGGCCAGTTCTAATTAATAACTGGGAAGCAACTTATTTTGACTTTGATGAAGAAAAACTGGTGAGTATTGCAGAAAAAGCACATGATGTTGGTGTGGAACTATTTGTATTGGATGATGGCTGGTTTGGGGAAAGAAACAATGATTTCGCCGGATTAGGCGATTGGTTCGAGAATAAGGAACGTTTACCGAAAGGAATCGATAGCCTAGCGGAGAGAATACGCAGTTTAGGAATGAAGTTTGGTTTATGGTTTGAACCAGAGATGGTTAATAAAGACAGCGAACTATTCCGTGAACATCCCGATTGGCTGATACATACGCCGAACCGCAAAGAAAACCATGGCCGCAATCAATTTGTGTTGAACTTTGGTGTGAAGGAAGTAGTAGATAACATCTTTCTTCAAATGAGCGAGATCATCGATAAATCGAAGTTGGACTACATTAAATGGGATATGAATCGTCCGTTGACGGATGTATACGATCACCGTTTAGATGCTGGTCAGCAAGGCGAAGTATTCCATCGATACGTTTTGGGGGTATATCGCTTATATGAAATGTTAGTAACTAAATATCCAAATGTCTTATTCGAATCTTGTTCATCAGGTGGTGGAAGATTTGATCCAGGTATGTTGTATTATGCCCCACAAACTTGGACAAGTGACGATTCTGATGCAATTGAGCGCTTGAAGATTCAATACGGAACTAGTTTGTTGTACCCTGTATCCTCCATAGGCGCTCATGTCTCAATGGTTCCGAACCATCAAACCAATCGAATCACTCCAATTGAAACTCGCGGAAATGTTGCATTCTTTGGAGCCTTTGGTTATGAATTAGATTTGAATCAGTTAAAAGAAAATGAACTGGATATTGTCAAGGAACAAATTAAATTCTATAAAAAATACCGTTCCGTGATTCATAACGGCACCTTCCATCGCTTGCTTTCTCCTTTTGATCATGACAACCAAACAGCCTGGATGGTGGTAAGTGAAGATCAAACAACAGCCATTGTCGCACATTATAAGACTTTGAATGAAGTGAATCGCTCCTATCAGCGAATGAAACTGGAAGGGTTAAATGCCGATGCGGACTATCAAATTGACGGGAAAATGTATTCGGGAACAGAATTGATGAATGCAGGATTGGTTATTACCGACGCTTCCAGCGGACAAATTAATGAACAAAATAATCGGGCAGAAACGCATGATTTTGATTCGCGCGTATGGGTTCTGACACAAGAGGGGAAATAATAGATGGAGAATCAAAAAGGAAACTTACAAAAAGTTGCCGTACTGGGTATTTCTTTAATGCTGACGAGCTCTCAAGCGATTAATGGTGTAATCCCTCAAATGAGAGAAGCATTGAATATATCGCAAAGCCAAACCGAATTATTAGGTACGGCTCCAAGTGTTACGGTTATTCTGTTTATTTTATTATCTAGTTACGTTGCAAATAAATTGGGGATGAAGAGAACCATTGTTGTCGGTTTGATATTAGCAGGGATCGGTGGAATTCTGCCTGTCTTCGTTTCGAATTTTACAATGGTATTAATCAGTAGAATTATTTTAGGAGCCGGTCTGGGACTATATAATTCTTTAGCGGTCACTTACATTAGCGCCTTATATACTGGAAACACACGTGCCTCACTACTGGGAATGAGAAATTCGATGGAAGCAATCGGCCAAACAGTCTTGATATTTCTTGCCGGTCTATTGGTGAATATTAGTTGGACAGCCTCTTTTAGTGTTTATGCAATCGCATTTCCCATTGCGCTTTTATTTGCCTTAAAAGTACCGGAGATAGAGATTGTAGAATCAGAAAAAGGCACAACAAAAGAGAAGATGAATCCAGCCGTCTATGTGCTTGTATTATTTGCCATTTTGCTGGTAATGAACAGTATAGCTATTTCAGTGCGATTTTCTTCTATAGCCACTGAAATAAAGGGGATCGGTTTCAATGCAAGTAATTATCTTGCCTTGATGCCAATATTAGGAATCGTAGCGGGATTTGTTTTTGGTTCAGTGAATCGAAAATTCGGAAATGCCACCCTCTATCTAGGTGTTGGTTTCATTATCGCGTCAAACTTATTAATTGCCATATCTAGCGGCAACATGCTGCTGTTACTACTGGGACTATTTTTATCAAGCATTCCAGGATCGTGGTGTTTTCCATTTATCTTCAGTAATTTGGATCAAATCACAACGAAGAATACAGTGAATTTTGCTACGTCATTGATTTTTATTGGATGCAATATAGGAAACTTCATGGCGCCGATTGCGATGAGCATCGCCCAAGTGATGACAGCCAGCGAAGAATTGACTGCACCTTTCTATATTTTTGCGATCCTATTTGCAATCGTTCTTCTAGTGGTGGTTTTTAGTAACCAAAAGAATTCTCGAAAAACAATTAACCAAAATATTTAAAGCTTATAATACCAAGCCCGTCAGGCTATTTTTAAACGCACTAATTTAAAAATAAATTACTTTAAAAAAGCGGTTCCATTTTTAGGGGAATAGTGTATAATAAAGACATGCCAAAAAACTTGAAGAGCTTTTAACGAGCTTCTCCAATAATTTTTGACATATCATAAATCCCCCCAAAGATTTATGGAAAAAAGCAGTTGCATTTATGCAGCTGCTTTTTTTTGTGGCTAGAAA
Coding sequences:
- a CDS encoding N-acetylmannosamine-6-phosphate 2-epimerase, encoding MKKEEIIASLKDGLIVSCQAVPGEPHYMENITVKMAESAEWGGAVGIRANSPEDIEKIKRVVDLPIIGIWKIDRNIKDVYLTPNLDAAKKLWDAGAEIIAVQATKHKRDDGKYSYETIKEIKKEIPEALIFADIATPEDAVIAAENGADFVAPTLQGYTKAGYFDNVTIKDVPDFILLRDIVDAVKGTDTKVIMEGKVSTPEIAVQCLYMGAHAVVVGNAITRPHITAKRFARMLKRYHE
- a CDS encoding HAD family hydrolase, whose protein sequence is MMKAVIFDMDGVIVDTEPIYFERLYKFLLHNDLQPDKEELNKVVGSSSVDAWDIIQNIWGKEMDRTQYDEAYKEFYKDHPINFQNIMDKDLLLVLDWLTKRNYRIGLASSSSYSNIMEVLKQCNIRHYFHSVLSGEMFKQSKPHPEIYLKTAEKLQVHPEECLVVEDSTYGITAGKEAGMLVLAKRDSRFNFDQNIADKKIHRLKEVITEVEVLANKNV
- a CDS encoding DMT family transporter; amino-acid sequence: MAKRGYFYVVLSAILFGLVPLLTKYIYMSGGNAISVLFYRNLFSLIILVFLIPKKNMREAVPINKVIWIFFVSILVGMTTLLLNKSYELIPTGIATNIHFFYPIIIAIISRIFFKNRLGYKNYFSIIIIIVGLFFLMGFSKGFNLYGGILALLSAVTYGLYILLMEKKELAELNVYITTFLLAFFIVLQILLLHFSFSSINLHMELKAMLFSFLLAICSSLFGVVFLQKGILILGSTKASMLCLFEPLVSLVCGIIFLREEVKTFTIMGCIFLLFGLYLFFSDKEEADEKVPLA
- a CDS encoding SIS domain-containing protein; protein product: MSEENWDMYDYILESKDAVRSIVKHKDQILEKAVEYFFSKKINRMYIVGSGTSYHAGLAAQSVIEKILDIPIVVQYPMEFKDQEFLPDSDTLVVGISHAGRSTSTISALDKAREKGYATIAATAEKNKPILEHADCSVEIAIGPEYAGPKTKGYIGTVATLVLFALEIALKMNKITDAEYEKYVDEVLETTDQIPAIAEASVKWYEDNKQELIKSRRIIIVGYEQCKSALLEGTLKVLEAVRYSVTGYEMEEFMHGVYHSIDEDTYMLYIGCEGQYYDRMINMKNYFEKERGNKNFVITSDEGQVTNKNNLVYDFKNNHYFASLEYVVPFQVLARKLSLDLGIDCNVSSDPHFHKKMGSYTY
- a CDS encoding MFS transporter; this translates as MENQKGNLQKVAVLGISLMLTSSQAINGVIPQMREALNISQSQTELLGTAPSVTVILFILLSSYVANKLGMKRTIVVGLILAGIGGILPVFVSNFTMVLISRIILGAGLGLYNSLAVTYISALYTGNTRASLLGMRNSMEAIGQTVLIFLAGLLVNISWTASFSVYAIAFPIALLFALKVPEIEIVESEKGTTKEKMNPAVYVLVLFAILLVMNSIAISVRFSSIATEIKGIGFNASNYLALMPILGIVAGFVFGSVNRKFGNATLYLGVGFIIASNLLIAISSGNMLLLLLGLFLSSIPGSWCFPFIFSNLDQITTKNTVNFATSLIFIGCNIGNFMAPIAMSIAQVMTASEELTAPFYIFAILFAIVLLVVVFSNQKNSRKTINQNI
- a CDS encoding AraC family transcriptional regulator, whose protein sequence is MEESIFLLKQPNATISDCYFSYCGFAKTEPKHSFGPAIRDQYLIHIILEGEGYYTIKNQKYYLRKGQGFVIPPKTSTFYQADEQHPWSYVWMGIGGSMMETYLEHLGIKENRLSFDVRNLNDFKATVFECFAYEQDDLINEIVLQKQVYKFLELLIKSSAIPKQEIVTRKMNPYVSQALEIINKYASKNISVGSISEELSINPSYLSRLFKKDIGSTIKEYINEIRITTGNDLLTSTDHSIHEISEMIGFSSPQAFSKAFKQVRGVSPTIYRKNRIGLANISNGKTTD
- a CDS encoding YdcF family protein; this translates as MIHTITAILFIVFLIIYLQDRRKVSNGFFLSLFLFSLYLSLAYEAITSRPPIIFWIFIVITILGLLFLLTGGFALMIFSFINARILFKKEGRSLRNSLTLAVGIGILGLFILSFFQIQDHLPEQLGFLFTFSYFCIYYISFFFIEFFVSSMLYQVYFPKHDKDFIIVLGSGLINGDEVPPLLQSRVNKALAFYYKQKEKTGKRAKIIFSGGQGPNETASEAKAMANFAFRKGLPEEDSILEDQSINTAENMRFSKQKMEEYTSADYQAVYVTNNFHLLRAGIYAKRAGLKAQGIGSKTAFYFWPNAFIREFIAYIVLYRKIHILIISMVFLFLTALTLLLQLAN
- a CDS encoding alpha-galactosidase, with protein sequence MLKENQATIHFRTETNQFHLSNGKVSYIFKASSDGKLLHLYYGKALPESDYSHLVEMHHRPMTTYRQENDLLYSLEHLKQEFPEYGTTDFRHPGISLRQENGSKITNFTYLKHEIIDGKPGLEDLPATYVENNSEAKTLIVTLKDELTKVEVELLYTIFSELAVITRSARVINRGEQTQAIEQLASLSLDLPDADYDWIQLSGAWGRERAMKERSLQQGIQSIESTRGISSHQHNPFVALKRKTADEFQGEVIGLSFVYSGNFLIQAEVDTWDVTRLQVGMNPFCFEWKLEAGEAFTSPEAILVYSDQGLNGMSHSFHQLFRKRLARGEWREKDRPVLINNWEATYFDFDEEKLVSIAEKAHDVGVELFVLDDGWFGERNNDFAGLGDWFENKERLPKGIDSLAERIRSLGMKFGLWFEPEMVNKDSELFREHPDWLIHTPNRKENHGRNQFVLNFGVKEVVDNIFLQMSEIIDKSKLDYIKWDMNRPLTDVYDHRLDAGQQGEVFHRYVLGVYRLYEMLVTKYPNVLFESCSSGGGRFDPGMLYYAPQTWTSDDSDAIERLKIQYGTSLLYPVSSIGAHVSMVPNHQTNRITPIETRGNVAFFGAFGYELDLNQLKENELDIVKEQIKFYKKYRSVIHNGTFHRLLSPFDHDNQTAWMVVSEDQTTAIVAHYKTLNEVNRSYQRMKLEGLNADADYQIDGKMYSGTELMNAGLVITDASSGQINEQNNRAETHDFDSRVWVLTQEGK